DNA sequence from the Malus domestica chromosome 06, GDT2T_hap1 genome:
gtcgttcctacactgctTGAGGTAACCCTATTATGTTCCGAGTGGGAAAGGAATCGTTATGAGAcaaatgaaatagtgcgatatgatgcatGCCTTACGGCCCAAGGTTTATCTCAAAACGTCCTGTGATTGATAAcaacattatgaaatgtggttagtgttttctccatggggatatagatacagAAATTGACATGTAAGTTCCTGAAGAaatacatggactggttcaaatagttccaaaccacggaacaccctcttaacttgtttgaggcgttcacttacaattcgacggatgtggtatactcgtctaagtgattatttgatgagttatggatatgaattatgcccttgcatgttaaactatgaagtcttattctgaattgctagagttacagtttatgtcgttgacaCGAATCTAACTAAGACtccggaagagcttgagaaaactgcttcgcacctgaagattgaatttgagatgaaggatcttgggaaaacttgtttatgccttgacctgaagttgaagcattATTCTGACGGTATTTTAGTCTACCAGTTGAACTACACCCTAAATGTGTCACCTTTGAGTATAttgatcgtccatacgttatatgtAAATGAAACCCTTGAAGAGGATATGGAATCCAAAATTTCATATctgagttcaactttgcgctccgttgtacttagctcattgtatttagacaacATCTCTCTCGCTGTTAATCTTGGTAAAGATACAGCACCGCgcctacacgcaaccactgaattgatattaaagacgtaccctgaaggtactacTAGGGCAAATCCCAAATGCATCTCAGCAGATCCAACCCCCTtgatcctcgaaatgatgcTTGTCTTGTTTGTTATGATGAcgcaggttacttatcaaaGCCACACAAgacaaaatccccaaatggttatgtctttattgTTAGggattgtttgggcccaaaatatcagtttgggccgagtatagaattatTCTCGACCCAGAAGGCCTTACGACAGGCTTATCAGGGATCGTTTAGTTCTGGATCAGTTAGGtcgtgggcttccaaacctGGGTCGGTTAAGTCATGCTGCAAGACGAGTCGAATCTTggtgcaatgaggagtctcggcaagattAATAACCCGAaagtgaatccggctcaataaaggactaggttcataattaaagtgaaaataggactggtcgagttagTGTTTGATCAGGAGAAAAAGTCCTAATCCGggtaggtttttaactcgaccttgaagGTATccggtgctataaatagagaaggCTGTACATCGTTTgagccccctccaattcaacacacaattgCCCTgtgcaaactctctcaacaactttgagatttttattttctctttttgctggcacatcttccgttggcatcaacagcactgtgaaagtaaccggtgatatcttaagtcggcatagataactCTGTCGTCATAGAAttagccgatctcgcagcatcttccgttggcatcaacagcactgtggcaaggacggttggttacctatccaagtctcggtctagaaggatttccgaatccttattgattgaggtcatttcattagccttctcggggaagtgaggtgttatagtttactgagctcggcgcattgcacgccgagttattttatgattggatactctcaagtgggatttagagttcggcattcagacggctgaaccacgttcactattaagacttatattcactttgagtatttgtgcccttacactttggtgtcgattcggcgtgagtttactctgacgaataacatcactgtgaccgaatccgatgACGGTGATtcatgaacttcgtaagaatagtagcttgtctttaggttcgagaacccaagacgccgagacgtgttccttcctcggtcacaatcgcaagacgcagaagtcagccgcgcacctaacgcaacatcaataaatttactcctcgaccgagctcagctgacgagttggcacgtCCCGTATTCACTgaaggacatagttagcttatagattactcgaccTGCGcgtcacgtaggcttggtagtttttagggtcaacattttggcacgcccagtgggacctagtgctaaactacgaagttcatgccaattgaaacgcgatcggtaaaaaagaaaaccgttatgggaaaatcaacaaccGATTTGCCAATTCAGAACATAGGAGAAAGTGTGCCGCAGACGCAGAATCCTATCAACGCCGtaacacctgagtccacgagcgcgattcgtcgagaaagggaagttaatctcggcggtcagttTCGCGGTCTTGAAATCCCTAACAGGAACacctgcgttctcaatgaagggataatggaggattgtgacgaggatggtggcgaaggatctgatccaccaacaagatcGTTTCTTCGAAAACGACTTGACGACCAATCTCGGACGGTTGAACAAACGTTTAGTCAAGGAATCAATAAACTGCATGACGTGATACGTAATACCAGTGAGGCATAAACCAGATTACTTGAAATATTGGTTAGTAAGGTCAGCGACGGTAGGTTTTTCGATCTTGCCCAGCACTTGCCACTAAGAAATAATCTATGACCAATCGTACCGGCCAAGTCAATCCTTGCTCggctcaaaccaattaactttGAGAAATAAGGAGGATCAAATAGTAGGTCAAACGGATccgaccagagagtggaagCAACACCCGTCGATATGACCGAGGTCCAACGGATGATTGATTCGGCCaagaagaaagggccgaagttctcTAAATTTATACATCCGTATCTAGCTTATGTGGAACAGTTcgaataccctagaggtttcaaaatcctggattttagccttttcgtcggagaatcatccttatcATCGTTAGAACATATGGCTCGTTTCActgcgcaatgcggagatgtcaatagcgactttcacaagctgcgacttttcaatttttcgctGACCGGTTCagcatttgcttggtatatcaacctcctACCAAATTCTGTCCAgagctgggaggagttggtcgagaaatttcatgagcagttttatcggccagggatggaaatgtcagtgtcctcgttagcaaggatggctcaagcatccgacgagtcaccaatggattatcttaccagatttaaatcagccaggaattggtgccgagtacctctccccGAAGTCAAATTCGTCAGACTTGCTCTGAACGGTCTTGACGTAGAATATAAAAAGAAGAtttcgagcaatatgattatttgctcggccactgaagaaacaatgaaaacgtcaaaagtttatacttttgatattacaaaggccgatgcaatttttgatcaattgttaTCAACgaggatcatcaaacttcggcccgagcataacattcccaaggccgaagagcttaaaggaaagatatattgcaaataccataattcaagCAAACATTCGACAAATAATTGCGTCGTGTTTCGAGACatcgtccaaagctggattgataatggcaaactcaTATTtctggagaagaagatgagtgttgatactgacccatttcccacggcaacagtaaatatggtagATGCACGCCTacctaaggacaaaggaaaagggaaggccgAAGCCGTTACAACGTAAAACTTTCTGaatcagaattctcggccacgtttcactgctgattttcgttcaaacaaacCACCTACAGCTCTAATGAGACCCGCTATTGTCAAGCCCATGACAGAATACAACACTGACGAAGAAGGTGGGTCAGCGCTTTTATGCAGAAAGTGTAAAGCAAATGTCAACGCTGAGCCAAAGGAAAAGTTATCTCCGGCTATAATGGAACAACCTACAGCCGCAACACAGCAAAAAGTGCTCAACGCAGgccaacatcaaggggttttGATAGGCTCGACCCTAAAGTGCGGGTGGAAAAAACATCTTCGGTCAGACGGTGCCTCGACTTTGATGCCCCATTTTATGACAAAGATTATTACATACGCAATTCTAGCAGCTCGGAATCATCACAGagccaaaaaactttcaaaccttCTAAACCTTGAGACCAgcgttggtatacatatcactCTTCGAAATGTGTATACACTgcactgtccaaatcccagaaacatCGACACCAAAGAATAGACTGCATGGCCCGCCGAcgggcagcccaagaaacttcggtccCTAAATGGCGGTCGAAGGAAACAGTTGCCAATGATGATTAACgaccatctccaactattataaCAGAGCtggttcaagggaaacggcTAGTCAATCGAGATGTTGAAACCACATTTGAGgaggctgataaacggatcaaacttcttcttcggcccGAAGAAATGAAGGCACACTtcgagcatttcaggcaagaaGCTGAAAGTACACTGTCCCCGCCAACCACACAAgaacctttgatcaaaattctACGGAATTTACATCCACCATTTCTCGGGGAGGCATTTGAATATATGCGAGAGTTTCATGAAAAACATTCCGCCAATGATCTATATGGCTTGCCAAAAGCATGTCAAGATATAATCTATCTCGTCCTAACTTGCCAGGATGCCGAGTGAATTATTCAGAAGACCTCAGACCCAGGATTGAAAgctaggttccagcacatacgagaagctcgagTCATTGgctttgaagtcgacccatatactgatatcgatgcagccgaccttcatttctcaatggaggaccttcagtatttacgataccacttcgaagtcttttcagctgtttctctcttcggccttacgaccaATGAAATAACACGAGTTGCACGGTTGGATGCCTATCTCGACACCAGGGATGCCCGTATAATGTACCAAGAGCAAGCTCGTATCCTGGCATCAATCCTAGACACATTTCCAATTTCAGATGCACCTGAGGCACCTACACAGAACAAACAGGCTTCCGAAGAGACACCGCGAGAACAAACCATTGAAGAATGAGCCGAGGAGTCTCTTAGTACAACTCCGACAGAAGCAGATGCTGCAGTCGGTGACCAGGAAAGAGAAGAGGCTGAAGAGGATGATCGTAACTCGATGGGCCCATCGGtcttggataacatggaaatcagtatggtccatgtctTGCTCGCTGATTTTCAATCGAGCACATCTCAACTGAATTTCCTCGATGGCGACGTAATTACCGAGGAAGCTAGTCACATTGTTTTTGTAACTGTTGCTGAAGTCGAGTCGACAACAAAAGATGACAACCTCAAGGCAGCTTTAGCCGAATTGTTTCCTCGCTCATCATTGGCCaaacttcatcatttgaagccattgtatgtaacgGCCCATATCGAAGGGTATCCAGTCtccaaagtttttgtcgactgtggagccactatcaatatcatgcctgtaaATGTCATGAAGGCATTACGTCGCTCCAATGACAAACTTATTCCCTCCGGGATCACAATGAGCAGTTTCGTCGGAGACAAATTCCAAACCAAAGGGGTGTTTCCTTTAGCAGTAAACATTACCGGTCGTAAtcacatgaccgcctttttTATCGTCGACTCCAAGGCCGAGTATAATGAACTGCTCGATCGagactggattcatcaaaccagctatattccttcatcattgtatcaagtgctCGTTTTTTGGGACGGTAAATCAATCATTGTTCACCCGACCGATAGTCAGcccttcgaagctaacatgatccaagcacggtattatgatgaccacatCGACTACATCACCCTACAGGGTTTCAATGATGAAGGACGACCGACTCGGATTTCTGTTCAAAAAGTTATTGAGGTTGGCGTCGAAACTGTCCACAAGGATTCGACGAGACTCGGTTTAGCTAACTTTATCCCCGACCccgatgtttgacaccgatcgggaaaatcatcgggccgcggtttcatctactatagAACAACTGCTGGctcattggtatactatatctaagCAACTAAATTCAAGCGTTAACCTTGTCGAGTTCCTCGTCGAAGGAGATAATGGTCCTGTCTTATCTCTTGACAAAATTCAAGTtgccccggccgagctcgaagacaatcgaccccaagttaaggaccccttggaagaaattaattttggggCAGCCGATGACCCATGGCTtttatttattagtgctttaCTTTCCCAACCTATGAAAGCCGAACTTCGTGCCCTGCTTGAGGAATTCAaaaattgttttgcttggagctaccatgaaATGCCTGGCTTAGATCGCACTCTCCTCGAGCATGAGTTACGTATTAAACCTGGGTGTAAACCTTTCCTTCAACCACCTCAATGATTCTTGACCGAAGTGCAACTCGGTATAAAGGATGAATTGGTTCGGCTTTTGAAAACagggttcattcggacagctcgatacgttgaatggttggccaatatcgttcctgttttaaagaaaagtggtgcattGCGCATTTGCATTGActtcagaaatctgaatctggcaactcccaaatatgagtatacaatgccgatttcggATTTGTTAATCGATGCCACGGtgaatcatgcgatcttatcttttatggatagacatgccgggtacaaccaaattttcattgccgAAGTCGATGTGCACAAGACTGCTTTTtgttgcccgggggcactcggcacttacgaatgggttgtcatgccattcgacCTCAAGAACGTTggcgccacataccaacgagcaatgaacaccatatttcatgatttaattggaaccatcgtcgaagtctacATCAACGATGTTATAATTAAATCTAAACGCCGGCAGACACATTTGGATTATCTCTGACAGGCTTTCCTCCGTATGCGTCAACACAACCAcaaaatgaatcctgccaaatgtgccttcggtgtgTCGACCGGTAATTTTCTCAGCTTCCTcgtgaaggagaaattttgtcctagctaagaacaagtatgaacatttgaatacacatgcaagctattaacactttaaagtagacatgcatccaaaaacaattcataaaacccatgactttcaaagcctagtatatggtgaaccaataaactctttaacaacattaaagataagtaaagatttagagtttctttacccttgaagctcatccttgttcacccaagtggagggccttcaagtcacctccaagctccttgaatcctccttgtgttttcctccctttagtgctcatttgaagatttgaggaaatgaggataagttctccaaaacaccaaaa
Encoded proteins:
- the LOC139196765 gene encoding uncharacterized protein, yielding MGPSVLDNMEISMVHVLLADFQSSTSQLNFLDGDVITEEASHIVFVTVAEVESTTKDDNLKAALAELFPRSSLAKLHHLKPLYVTAHIEGYPVSKVFVDCGATINIMPVNVMKALRRSNDKLIPSGITMSSFVGDKFQTKGVFPLAVNITGRNHMTAFFIVDSKAEYNELLDRDWIHQTSYIPSSLYQVLVFWDGKSIIVHPTDSQPFEANMIQARYYDDHIDYITLQGFNDEGRPTRISVQKVIEVGVETVHKDSTRLGLANFIPDPDQLNSSVNLVEFLVEGDNGPVLSLDKIQVAPAELEDNRPQVKDPLEEINFGAADDPWLLFISALLSQPMKAELRALLEEFKNCFAWSYHEMPGLDRTLLEHELRFIRTARYVEWLANIVPVLKKSGALRICIDFRNLNLATPKYEYTMPISDLLIDATVNHAILSFMDRHAGYNQIFIAEVDVHKTAFCCPGALGTYEWVVMPFDLKNVGATYQRAMNTIFHDLIGTIVEVYINDVIIKSKRRQTHLDYL